The Malus domestica chromosome 17, GDT2T_hap1 genome contains the following window.
AAACCAGTTGCCATAGGATCAAGAGTTCCAGCATGCCCTACCTGTAATCCACCCGAAAATAAGTTACATGAGCATTTATTTACACGGCAAGGTATAACATTACAGCTAGAAAGACACCTTTTTCACTTTCACCAGGCGACGCAGCTTTCCGCAAACTGTAAAAGAAGTCCATCCTGTATTGCAAATTGCATTATGATTCCTCTATAAATAAACGAACAAATAAAGATGCGAGGAAAAATTACATGAACAAATTTTAATTCCAAACCAGATAAAATGGAAACGGGCAGAAGAAATCGAAAGCCTCACCTTTCGGTTTGTTCACCAAAACCACAGTTCCATAAGGACCGTCCCATCTCGGAGGAAGCTCAGTATTCCTTGTTAAAAGATATGGCTCCCCATTACCATCGCCACTGCCAGCATCTTCATTGGGGACTTTCTTCAAACACTTAAAGAAGTCCTCCACCTTCTTCTCTGTCACATCTTTACTACTCACATTCTTCACGaattctctctccttcttctcctctctctccgCCTGCTCAAAGAACACCAATCCCTTATCACCTTCCCCGTCTTTCGTTTTCTTCGGCTTTGCCTTCCCCTTCAAATTGCCACCGCTATTGACACCGGAATTTGACTCCCCTGGTTCAAGAAACGCCTTTTCGAGACACTGGTCAGGATAGTACTTCTTCTCCAGCTGGTACACCATCTTGTAATGCTTCTCCTTCTCCCATGGATACGCAAACGTGTCGTAAAAGTACAATTCCTCCTCCCTCTTATGCAGCGTGTTGAACTCAACCACCTCCGGCTTGAGCTCCACCAagctctcctcctcctcccgcCGCCGGTCCTCCTCCTCCGAATCCGTCCCGTAcatcctcttcctcctcttatTGTAGTACTTTCGCTTCGACTTGTCCATCTCCGCCGACGCCAGCTTCTCGTCGAGCCAGTTCTCGAACCCCAATTCCGACGCCGAGGTGGGTTTTTCCGGTAAGTCGGGTTCGGACTCGAGGGAGGTTTCGGAGTCCGGTCTGCTGACTCTGGCGGGTCGGCGGCGATTGTGGTCGAGGGAGGACTGAGTTGGGCGGTTGACGATCATGTCGTACTGAAGTGGGTAGGGAGTGGAGGTGGTTGAGAACGACGGCGTTTTGGGGGACCATGATCGGCAGAGTACGGTGCGGAGGTTGGGGTGCGGTCGCAGTAAGCGAGAGAGTGTGAGTGTGGGACGGAGGAAgaggagagacagagagactgGCTTAGCCATCGGAGCTCTCAGGACAGGGGAGAGAGCTCAAGAGGATTTGGTGTCGTTTGTTATAATACGGAGAAGAGAAAACGGCGTTGCGTTTTATTTTGAGAAAATTGTTGAAATCGTCCATCAATTTTACTCAATTTGGGGCAATGGTCATTCAATTAAAAATACACATTTTAGTTATTTAACTTATCAAAACATGTAGTTATGATTATTTTTGTCAACTTCGTCAACATCCAGACAAAATGAGTCATATTAGAATAATCATTGCTATAATTAGATTCAAGTTGAATGATCATTACTTCAATTTATTTCATTTGGTTCTTATATCCCGTGCATGGCACATAACCATTTTTACAGGTGTCCTAACGAAGTTGATAAAAATGACTATAGATGCACGTTTTAATGCATTAAGGAACTAATCATCACGAATTTTTAGTCGAAAGACCATTATTTCAATTAGATTAAAATTCAGAGACCGTTAtgcaatttcttcttttatagttgaAAAACCCTAAACGACAACGTTTAAAGGTTGTATTATCACACAGAAAGTCCACTGCGAGGGCATCTGGGGCAAGCAAAAATCATTTCTCACTTGAAGTTTCATCAAAAttctcaaagttttcaattttCCCGCTCGTGGCTTCCTGCAATAATGGAGTCTGCAGCAGCTTGGGTGGACGCCCAAGAGTGGGAGGTCTGCAACGACGACGGCTTCGTCTTTAAGCGGAGGAAGAGGCGCCGGGTCGACCCAGATGCCGACTCGTCGGCTTCCGCTCCACCGTCCTCTTCCGCCGCGGATCTACGGGAAGATCCCGAGAAACTCCGGAGAGAGCGGAGGAGGAAGTTTCTTCTCAAGCTCAGAGATAAGTACCAGGCGGAGATCGACCAGTGGGAACTTTTGTCAAGCACGTTGCGCACAATGGAGGAGAGAGCGCGGCAGCTTCAACGGCAACGAGAGGCGCAGCAACAGCGAACGGAAGAGGAAGAGCGACAGAAAACGGCGTCGTCGGATGGGCCTAGTGCGTTAGAGATTCAGGGATCGGAGTTCGGTTGTGGGTCGTTGGTGGATGAGCTTCTCTTGCAGGTGAATTGGGGGTTTCTTTCTTTTCGTTTTGGGATTGTTTGGTTGGTGGCaatttttgaaaattgaaagattTTGGGGATTAGGGTTTATGCAAAGGTCGGAAATTTGAGCTCGTGACACCAATTTGGGGCTCAGCTGAGCTGATTTTCTATGATATTACTCTGATTTCTCAGTAACCAAACATCAATTGAGCTTTTAGGGTTTCTGTTCTTGTCTTCTTAATTGATTTTGTCATTCTCGCACTTAAAGTCTGTggagaaattgaaatttttgattCAATACGTTCTtaaatttctttgatttctCAGCAAGCAAACATCAATTGAACTTTTAGGGTtcctgtttttgttttcttagcaTTCCTTAATTGACCCCACATGGTAAGTACATTTCTTCATCCTCCTTTATCTGTGCAGGTAGACGCACACGCAGCGATCATTCGTGATGTTTCAAGTCTCTGTGACACAGCGGACGCTCTATGTAACGAAGAAGAGGAACGGATTAGTCCGCTTTTCTTCGATATTCCGATCTGCAGTTCACCGAGGGAGCTCATGAGATCGTTGCAATGGTAGCCTGTCTTCATCAAATTCCCAAGAGGTAGGAAGTAGGAGGAGATATTTTTCGGGTTTATGAAGTAGGAGGAGATATCTTCTTTCGTTGCGATTTGGTATGAGTGAGTGATGTAGCCTGCTAACCACAATAGGTGAATGAGGCCTAGAAACTGGAAAGTGCGTTCTATGCTGattagtgtgtgtgtatgtatgttgTATATGTTCTAttgattatattttgatttcGATTCATGCTTTTGTATACTTATagctagacctgtaaacgggttgGGATTATTGAGTTTGGATCAGTTCAACTTGCCCCCGTTAAGTTAATGGGTCATCCGAAGTTAACCctttaagctaacgggtcatccgTTTCATCCGTTAACACCACCCCGTTaacaaatattattattttttttttttgcatagagtttatattttgttgttaagactttactaaaattactaaaacattTTTAACTAACGGGTGTTAATGGGTGCTAATGGATCTAACGGGTTGATCCAaaatgacccgttatttaacgggttgttaatgGGTTCACCCGTTAACGATCCGATCCGTTAAACATCCATCCAAATGCTAATATTAACAGGTTGGATCGGATCGAGTTAATGGGTCGGAtccaaaatgccaggtctactTGTAGCAATCGCTTTGCGTTTAGTTTCACATATACTCTGGTTCGAAACATTTGTGTTTAGAAAGACTTGCATCGATATCAAATACTCGAACAAAACGATCAGCAATTCATAGAACGTTTCAATTCGTAGTTTTCTCGATACATAGAAGACCAGGATTGATAGTTCTCACTGTACCAATACAAGGGAGTAAAAACTGTGTTCCTAAACAAGAGAACTAAATCGAAAGACACCAACTCATTGCCTATTTTGACAAGGTTTGTAGGTCAACCTCGTTTAGAAGAGAGGGAATGACTTCTATCTGTTCCAGTTTAAAGCCAGCCTTTCGACACTCGTCCTCTAAGAGCTTCACTTGTAAAGGACCATCGGGGCAAAATACGATGACTGCCCCTCCGCTACCTGTGAATTTGGATGCTGCACCCACCCTCCGGGCCACCTCCACCATTTCTATGTTTAAAGCACCTAGAGCATCGTCTCCGAACATGCTTCTGCGCAACACATATAAAGACGCATATAAAAGAGCTTCAATGCTCAAAATGGGGCAATCACATAACCGAACAATAAGTCAAAATCGGGCAATCTCAAACCTTCTAAGGTCAAAATTTCTGTTCATGAGAGAAGCTAATTTAGCGTAGTCCTTTTCAAGTAAAGCCGTCCTTCCTTCTAGTGCAATATCTGCAACTTCTGTCATCGATGATATTATAAACTCATCACCGTTGAGCCACCTTTGACGAACTGTACTATGTACCTGCCCTCACAAATAAACACACGTATCAATTCTCGTATAAATTGCCCAACAAGTGAAAAGCAATAACTAAAACTAACAAGAAGGCAATGTTAACCTTCCCAGAATCGCTTGGATTCTCGGCATAGATGAGGTGAAGAGGCGGAAGAAGACTAACATCCATGGGTGTGTAAATTCCATGCCCCAATGTATCCATGTCTTCCTTGGCAAATTCCTAGGAACTCAAAAAGTTACCACATGTAATGgatgaaatttaaaaagaatGCTGGTAAGGAATGGTTGAAATTCGAGTACCATGTAAACAAGGCCGCCATAAACCTGCGCCACGCGATCTTGAAGACCGGCAACAATTCCAAGTTGCTTCTCGGCATTGAGGATGAGGCCGGGGCGGACCTCCACTTTGATTAAATGCCTAACCTTGTGGAAGTCAAGAAGGCAGCTCAGGGCTGCACACACAATCGCACTAGACCCCGAAAGTCCTGCCTGAAATTGAAATCGGAATCTCAAACTCAAACTATCAAGATCACTACTCACTTGAATCGCTAAACTTTAATTACATGTGTGATtaaaatttagttaattaagaTTTACCTGGCGAGGGATATTCGTATCATACGAGAGAGTGAAATTTCGAGCTTCCAATTCAATCGCATTCTCCTTGCAATAATCAAAGAACACTTTGCAAATCGCCATCAGCAATCGAACACCTCCATAATATCCCTCACTATCTAACCGATTCACCTGTTCGATTTCGGTTTTCCAATTCAATCACATCTCAAATCTTGAATTCAATCACAGCAAATGGAAATCTCGATTTAATTgcaaaattcaattcaaaattCGGACTAAAACGCAATTGCGAAATTGAAATGGCGCGGCGACGAACCAGGTGATGGAGGGATCGGAAGACGACGAGGTCGTGGGTGAGGTGGGGCTGGATTACGAGATCATCGGACGGTTGCAACCGCACGGTGGCCCAGAAGTTACTGGCGGTGAAGGAGATCGTGCGGCCGTAGTAGACGTCGCTCGGGTTCCCCAGCAGGCCCACCCTCGCGTACGCCCTGTGCTCAATCACCGCCGCTTCCGCCGACGACGTCGTTTTGTGGTGCTCGTCCATTTCGACTTCAATTGTTCAGCTCACTGAAGTGATACTCTCCCGCCGCGTGAAGGCGCAGTCATTGGAG
Protein-coding sequences here:
- the LOC103404258 gene encoding glucuronokinase 1 isoform X3, giving the protein MDEHHKTTSSAEAAVIEHRAYARVGLLGNPSDVYYGRTISFTASNFWATVRLQPSDDLVIQPHLTHDLVVFRSLHHLVNRLDSEGYYGGVRLLMAICKVFFDYCKENAIELEARNFTLSYDTNIPRQAGLSGSSAIVCAALSCLLDFHKVRHLIKVEVRPGLILNAEKQLGIVAGLQDRVAQVYGGLVYMEFAKEDMDTLGHGIYTPMDVHSTVRQRWLNGDEFIISSMTEVADIALEGRTALLEKDYAKLASLMNRNFDLRRSMFGDDALGALNIEMVEVARRVGAASKFTGSGGAVIVFCPDGPLQVKLLEDECRKAGFKLEQIEVIPSLLNEVDLQTLSK
- the LOC103404258 gene encoding glucuronokinase 1 isoform X2, which produces MDDHHKTTSSSEAAVIEHRAYARVGLLGNPSDVYYGRTISFTAGNFWATVRLQPSDDLVIQPHPTHDLVVFRSLHHLVNRLDSEGYYGGVRLLMAICKVFFDYCKENAIELEARNFTLSYDTNIPRQAGLSGSSAIVCAALSCLLDFHKVRHLIKVEVRPGLILNAEKQLGIVAGLQDRVAQVYGGLVYMEFAKEDMDTLGHGIYTPMDVSLLPPLHLIYAENPSDSGKVHSTVRQRWLNGDEFIISSMTEVADIALEGRTALLEKDYAKLASLMNRNFDLRRSMFGDDALGALNIEMVEVARRVGAASKFTGSGGAVIVFCPDGPLQVKLLEDECRKAGFKLEQIEVIPSLLNEVDLQTLSK
- the LOC103404257 gene encoding uncharacterized protein codes for the protein MESAAAWVDAQEWEVCNDDGFVFKRRKRRRVDPDADSSASAPPSSSAADLREDPEKLRRERRRKFLLKLRDKYQAEIDQWELLSSTLRTMEERARQLQRQREAQQQRTEEEERQKTASSDGPSALEIQGSEFGCGSLVDELLLQVDAHAAIIRDVSSLCDTADALCNEEEERISPLFFDIPICSSPRELMRSLQW
- the LOC103404258 gene encoding glucuronokinase 1 isoform X1, with the protein product MDEHHKTTSSAEAAVIEHRAYARVGLLGNPSDVYYGRTISFTASNFWATVRLQPSDDLVIQPHLTHDLVVFRSLHHLVNRLDSEGYYGGVRLLMAICKVFFDYCKENAIELEARNFTLSYDTNIPRQAGLSGSSAIVCAALSCLLDFHKVRHLIKVEVRPGLILNAEKQLGIVAGLQDRVAQVYGGLVYMEFAKEDMDTLGHGIYTPMDVSLLPPLHLIYAENPSDSGKVHSTVRQRWLNGDEFIISSMTEVADIALEGRTALLEKDYAKLASLMNRNFDLRRSMFGDDALGALNIEMVEVARRVGAASKFTGSGGAVIVFCPDGPLQVKLLEDECRKAGFKLEQIEVIPSLLNEVDLQTLSK
- the LOC103404543 gene encoding uncharacterized protein, with translation MAKPVSLSLLFLRPTLTLSRLLRPHPNLRTVLCRSWSPKTPSFSTTSTPYPLQYDMIVNRPTQSSLDHNRRRPARVSRPDSETSLESEPDLPEKPTSASELGFENWLDEKLASAEMDKSKRKYYNKRRKRMYGTDSEEEDRRREEEESLVELKPEVVEFNTLHKREEELYFYDTFAYPWEKEKHYKMVYQLEKKYYPDQCLEKAFLEPGESNSGVNSGGNLKGKAKPKKTKDGEGDKGLVFFEQAEREEKKEREFVKNVSSKDVTEKKVEDFFKCLKKVPNEDAGSGDGNGEPYLLTRNTELPPRWDGPYGTVVLVNKPKGWTSFTVCGKLRRLVKVKKVGHAGTLDPMATGLLIVCVGKATKLVDGYQGMIKGYSGVFRLGEATSTWDADSPVIQREPWEHIKDEDIKKAVASFSGEIWQVPPMFSAIKVGGEKMYEKARRGESIELSPRRISIFQFDIERSLDDRQNLIFRVICSKGTYIRSLCADLGKALGSCAHLTALRRDSIGEYSADNAWDFKELEEAITKTYF